From the genome of Malus sylvestris chromosome 6, drMalSylv7.2, whole genome shotgun sequence, one region includes:
- the LOC126627248 gene encoding adenine/guanine permease AZG2-like, whose product MGGEFCVAMGNGVLTKISKSWSKLEKGLNDGVSKSKVGKYFKLEARRSCFTKELRAGLATFLTMAYIISVNATILADSGGTCSIADCSVPVNQTATPDCMILPNEGYQNCLAMIKSDLIVGTILSAMIGSIAMGVLANLPLGLAPGMGPNAYLAYNLVGFHGSGKLSYQTALAVVLLEGIAFLATAAFGLREKLARLIPHPVRLACAAGIGLFIAFVGLQVHQGVGLVGPDPSTLVTITACANTNPATGECLGGKMHSPKFWLGAAGFIITCYGLMKEIKGSMIYGIVFVTFISWFRGTSVTVFPNTQIGDTDFSYFKKVVDFHKIQSTAGAISFTNFNRSEVWVALATLLYVDVLATTGTLYTMAEMGGFVNDEGGFEGEYSAYLVDAGSTVVGAALGVTPIATYIESSAGLREGGRTGLTAITIGLCFFVSLFFVPLLSSVPPWAIGPSLVMVGVMMMKVVKDIDWGNMKAAVPAFMTMILMPLTYSIANGIIGGIGLYIALNLYDYLVIVIKWLIKMKRMVGREHNQVSATAPVDSAIEII is encoded by the coding sequence atggggggAGAGTTCTGTGTAGCAATGGGAAATGGAGTTCTCACAAAGATAAGTAAGTCATGGAGCAAACTAGAGAAAGGCTTAAACGATGGAGTTTCAAAGAGCAAAGTTGGCAAATACTTTAAGTTAGAAGCAAGGAGGAGTTGCTTCACCAAGGAGCTACGTGCCGGCCTAGCCACGTTCCTCACCATGGCCTACATCATCTCCGTCAACGCCACCATTCTCGCCGACTCAGGCGGCACATGCTCCATCGCCGACTGCTCTGTCCCGGTGAACCAAACCGCCACCCCGGATTGCATGATCCTCCCCAACGAAGGATACCAAAACTGCCTTGCAATGATCAAGAGTGACCTCATTGTTGGCACAATTTTATCAGCCATGATCGGGTCGATTGCCATGGGCGTTTTAGCCAATCTACCCCTGGGGCTAGCTCCAGGGATGGGACCAAACGCCTACTTGGCTTATAatttggtgggtttccatggaAGTGGGAAACTGTCTTACCAAACTGCCCTAGCTGTGGTGCTACTTGAAGGGATTGCTTTTCTTGCAACTGCTGCTTTTGGGCTTAGAGAAAAGCTGGCCAGGCTCATCCCTCATCCTGTTAGACTTGCTTGTGCAGCAGGGATTGGACTTTTTATAGCTTTTGTGGGCCTTCAAGTCCACCAAGGTGTCGGCCTAGTGGGCCCAGACCCATCCACATTGGTTACAATCACTGCTTGTGCTAACACAAACCCAGCAACTGGTGAGTGCCTTGGTGGGAAAATGCACAGCCCAAAGTTCTGGCTGGGTGCAGCTGGGTTTATAATCACATGTTATGGCCTAATGAAGGAGATAAAAGGCAGCATGATATACGGCATCGTTTTTGTCACATTCATATCATGGTTTAGGGGCACAAGTGTGACAGTGTTTCCCAACACACAAATTGGTGACACGGATTTCAGTTATTTCAAAAAAGTTGTTGACTTTCACAAGATTCAGTCCACAGCTGGGGCTATAAGCTTCACCAATTTCAATAGGTCTGAGGTTTGGGTGGCTCTAGCAACCTTGCTCTATGTTGACGTTCTTGCCACCACAGGCACATTGTACACCATGGCCGAAATGGGTGGTTTCGTGAACGACGAAGGCGGGTTCGAAGGCGAGTACTCGGCGTACTTGGTTGATGCGGGGTCAACAGTCGTGGGAGCTGCACTGGGGGTGACCCCTATCGCGACATACATAGAATCTTCAGCGGGTTTGAGAGAAGGCGGGCGGACAGGGCTGACTGCAATAACCATCGGTCTCTGTTTTTTCGTGTCGTTGTTTTTCGTTCCTCTTTTGTCTAGTGTGCCCCCGTGGGCTATAGGACCTTCACTTGTGATGGTTggggtgatgatgatgaaggttGTGAAGGACATTGATTGGGGGAATATGAAGGCGGCTGTGCCTGCTTTCATGACCATGATTCTAATGCCTCTCACTTATTCCATAGCAAATGGGATTATTGGCGGCATTGGGCTCTACATTGCTCTTAATCTGTATGATTATTTGGTAATCGTGATTAAGTGGTTGATTAAGATGAAAAGAATGGTGGGAAGAGAACATAATCAAGTGTCTGCAACAGCTCCTGTAGACTCAGCAATTGAAATTATTTGA